A section of the Styela clava chromosome 9, kaStyClav1.hap1.2, whole genome shotgun sequence genome encodes:
- the LOC120338754 gene encoding uncharacterized protein LOC120338754 isoform X2: MPPTPPVSGGPVCNGTTHPQHQPNFNQTEIPHGSQQPASTALMNGHSEEVKSAYFCQENESERGKRGRPPKNNSKQEQSTSVPNGKIKKRGRPPKVKSEDVPSKQSKITDTMKKTKRTVNRFKGVTKEELLEKFLPDRIKHDLDILIIGINPGLFAAYKGHHYAGPGNHFWKCLYLSGMIPIPLTGMQDYLGLDYGIGFTNIVERTTPGSKDLSSKEIREGAKKLIEKIQFYKPKIAVFNGKGIYEIFSKEIFGQKKKDFVFGTQINKIPETDTYIYVMASSSARCAQFPRAQDKVHFYIKLKELRDSLRGVKSDEPVQELSYTFDLKKATELAKVQHIKQERFDPDYDAFDATKNGNTSYPVFTATNGPTTSNVQTTSHNAIDMNNNTHNATDIPSTSATPQTMNNNNNATSADVKIVQQKTVKEDNNVMARHAHLVRYLRQDADSQEPGPSQGRKGSQQPVTLSPGNPKLQQDISEELRQERVGNWVREQQSLEYDSEPPMGMDRPDEGAPGAQDAGLGGPVEMDGASQLSVMSAGVSGSASESTSGYGSIDASSRRVRLDRVEMWVLEQQHVRRHNAGNQQQIQQSIQAASSNSFNPQSVAAVRPESQIQPSTVAGWLQSATIPNTMPAASFGIMQSQSGMTPAISSQMFSNGNRAIQRTTSGHINQVNMVIDQIAAGPTTSAGRSSPYGFNRTGTPSRRDGGSGSSFSTAIRPPVPLYSSWGGEGSNSGGSAISSPVVPFVANSTTHASPAQPFIASANNASLPTLTSQNFSNALSMSCQSAGNNSFLAPHFNL; encoded by the exons ATGCCTCCGACTCCTCCTGTATCTGGGGGACCAGTATGTAATGGAACTACTCACCCACAGCATCAGCCAAACTTCAATCAAACTGAAATACCACATGGTAGTCAGCAACCTGCTTCTACTGCATTGATGAATGGTCATTCTGAAGAGGTCAAATCag CATATTTCTGTCAAGAAAATGAGTCTGAAAGAGGGAAGAGAGGCAGGCCAcccaaaaataattcaaaacaagAACAATCTACTTCTGTTCCAAATGGAAAGATCAAGAAACGAGGTCGTCCACCCAAAGTGAAAAGTGAAGATGTTCCATCAAAACAGAGTAAAATTACAGACACAATGAAGAAAACTAAAAGAACTGTTAACAG GTTCAAAGGAGTGACAAAAGAAgaattattagaaaaattttTACCAGATCGTATTAAACATGATCTCGATATTTTAATT ATTGGAATCAATCCTGGTTTATTTGCTGCTTACAAAGGTCATCATTATGCTGGTCCTGGGAATCATTTCT ggaaatgtttatatttatctGGAATGATCCCAATTCCATTAACTGGAATGCAAGATTATCTAGGTCTTGATTATGGAATTGGTTTCACAAACATTGTAGAGAGAACTACCCCCGGAAGCAAAGACCTTTCcag TAAAGAGATCCGAGAAGGGGCAAAAAAACTTATagaaaaaattcagttttataaaCCAAAGATTGCAGTATTTAATGGAAAAggaatttatgaaatattttcaaaagagaTTTTCGGTCAAAAAaagaaagattttgttttcggTACTCAAATCAATAAAATACCGGAAACTGATACT TACATTTACGTGATGGCATCATCAAGTGCACGATGTGCTCAATTCCCTCGAGCACAAGATAAAGTCCATTTCTACATCAAATTAAAAGAGCTTCGAGATAGTTTGCGAGGAGTAAAAAGTGATGAACCAGTCCAAGAATTATCGTACacatttgatttgaaaaagGCTACAG aGCTTGCTAAAGTGCAACATATAAAGCAAGAGAGATTTGATCCCGATTACGACGCTTTTGATGCAACTAAGAATGGAAATACATCGTACCCAGTGTTCACGGCAACAAATGGTCCTACGACTTCTAATGTACAAACTACTTCCCATAATGCAATTGATATGAACAATAATACCCACAATGCAACTGATATACCCAGTACAAGCGCAACTCCGCAAACCATGAACAATAATAACAATGCCACAAGTGCGGATGTTAAAATTGTGCAACAAAAAACTGTGAAAGAAGATAATAACGTTATGGCACGACATGCACACCTTGTGCGATATTTACGCCAAGACGCAGATTCTCAAGAacccggtccaagtcaaggacGTAAGGGATCGCAACAACCTGTCACTCTTAGTCCTGGCAACCCCAAACTTCAGCAAGACATCAGTGAAGAACTCAGACAAGAACGGGTTGGGAATTGGGTTAGGGAACAACAAAGTTTAGAATATGATTCAGAGCCACCTATGGGTATGGATAGGCCAGACGAAGGGGCCCCTGGGGCACAAGACGCAGGATTAGGGGGCCCTGTTGAAATGGACGGTGCTAGTCAATTAAGTGTAATGAGTGCTGGTGTGTCTGGTTCGGCGTCCGAGTCGACCTCTGGTTACGGGTCGATTGATGCTAGTAGTCGTAGAGTTCGGCTAGACCGGGTTGAAATGTGGGTTTTAGAACAGCAACATGTGCGTCGGCACAACGCTGGAAATCAACAACAAATTCAACAGTCGATTCAGGCTGCTAGCAGCAATTCCTTTAATCCTCAATCTGTCGCTGCTGTGAGACCGGAATCTCAAATTCAACCAAGCACTGTTGCAGGATGGCTCCAATCGGCTACGATCCCGAACACAATGCCAGCCGCTAGTTTCGGGATTATGCAGTCCCAAAGTGGCATGACACCTGCTATCTCAAGCCAAATGTTCTCCAATGGAAATCGAGCTATACAGAGAACAACTTCTGGTCATATTAACCAAGTTAACATGGTTATTGATCAGATTGCCGCCGGTCCTACAACAAGCGCAGGAAGAAGTTCTCCATATGGTTTCAACCGCACAGGAACGCCTTCACGACGTGATGGAGGTAGTGGGAGTTCTTTCAGCACCGCAATTCGTCCACCAGTGCCTCTTTATAGTAGTTGGGGAGGGGAGGGTTCCAATTCAGGAGGATCAGCTATATCCTCACCTGTTGTGCCATTCGTGGCAAACTCTACGACCCATGCAAGCCCCGCACAACCTTTTATTGCCAGTGCTAATAATGCGTCTTTACCTACTTTAACATCTCAAaatttttctaacgctttgtcaATGTCATGTCAATCTGCTGGTAACAATAGCTTTCTTGCACCTCATTTTAATCTGTGA
- the LOC120338754 gene encoding uncharacterized protein LOC120338754 isoform X1 yields the protein MPPTPPVSGGPVCNGTTHPQHQPNFNQTEIPHGSQQPASTALMNGHSEEVKSAYFCQENESERGKRGRPPKNNSKQEQSTSVPNGKIKKRGRPPKVKSEDVPSKQSKITDTMKKTKRTVNRFKGVTKEELLEKFLPDRIKHDLDILIIGINPGLFAAYKGHHYAGPGNHFWSCLNMSGFVDKKMTSDNDADLLDYGIGFSTIVERTTPGAKDLSSKEIREGAKKLIEKIQFYKPKIAVFNGKGIYEIFSKEIFGQKKKDFVFGTQINKIPETDTYIYVMASSSARCAQFPRAQDKVHFYIKLKELRDSLRGVKSDEPVQELSYTFDLKKATELAKVQHIKQERFDPDYDAFDATKNGNTSYPVFTATNGPTTSNVQTTSHNAIDMNNNTHNATDIPSTSATPQTMNNNNNATSADVKIVQQKTVKEDNNVMARHAHLVRYLRQDADSQEPGPSQGRKGSQQPVTLSPGNPKLQQDISEELRQERVGNWVREQQSLEYDSEPPMGMDRPDEGAPGAQDAGLGGPVEMDGASQLSVMSAGVSGSASESTSGYGSIDASSRRVRLDRVEMWVLEQQHVRRHNAGNQQQIQQSIQAASSNSFNPQSVAAVRPESQIQPSTVAGWLQSATIPNTMPAASFGIMQSQSGMTPAISSQMFSNGNRAIQRTTSGHINQVNMVIDQIAAGPTTSAGRSSPYGFNRTGTPSRRDGGSGSSFSTAIRPPVPLYSSWGGEGSNSGGSAISSPVVPFVANSTTHASPAQPFIASANNASLPTLTSQNFSNALSMSCQSAGNNSFLAPHFNL from the exons ATGCCTCCGACTCCTCCTGTATCTGGGGGACCAGTATGTAATGGAACTACTCACCCACAGCATCAGCCAAACTTCAATCAAACTGAAATACCACATGGTAGTCAGCAACCTGCTTCTACTGCATTGATGAATGGTCATTCTGAAGAGGTCAAATCag CATATTTCTGTCAAGAAAATGAGTCTGAAAGAGGGAAGAGAGGCAGGCCAcccaaaaataattcaaaacaagAACAATCTACTTCTGTTCCAAATGGAAAGATCAAGAAACGAGGTCGTCCACCCAAAGTGAAAAGTGAAGATGTTCCATCAAAACAGAGTAAAATTACAGACACAATGAAGAAAACTAAAAGAACTGTTAACAG GTTCAAAGGAGTGACAAAAGAAgaattattagaaaaattttTACCAGATCGTATTAAACATGATCTCGATATTTTAATT ATTGGAATCAATCCTGGTTTATTTGCTGCTTACAAAGGTCATCATTATGCTGGTCCTGGGAATCATTTCT GGAGTTGTTTGAATATGTCTGGCTTCGTTGATAAGAAAATGACGTCAGATAACGACGCCGATCTACTCGATTACGGAATCGGGTTTTCGACGATTGTTGAACGTACGACCCCTGGTGCGAAAGATTTATCAAG TAAAGAGATCCGAGAAGGGGCAAAAAAACTTATagaaaaaattcagttttataaaCCAAAGATTGCAGTATTTAATGGAAAAggaatttatgaaatattttcaaaagagaTTTTCGGTCAAAAAaagaaagattttgttttcggTACTCAAATCAATAAAATACCGGAAACTGATACT TACATTTACGTGATGGCATCATCAAGTGCACGATGTGCTCAATTCCCTCGAGCACAAGATAAAGTCCATTTCTACATCAAATTAAAAGAGCTTCGAGATAGTTTGCGAGGAGTAAAAAGTGATGAACCAGTCCAAGAATTATCGTACacatttgatttgaaaaagGCTACAG aGCTTGCTAAAGTGCAACATATAAAGCAAGAGAGATTTGATCCCGATTACGACGCTTTTGATGCAACTAAGAATGGAAATACATCGTACCCAGTGTTCACGGCAACAAATGGTCCTACGACTTCTAATGTACAAACTACTTCCCATAATGCAATTGATATGAACAATAATACCCACAATGCAACTGATATACCCAGTACAAGCGCAACTCCGCAAACCATGAACAATAATAACAATGCCACAAGTGCGGATGTTAAAATTGTGCAACAAAAAACTGTGAAAGAAGATAATAACGTTATGGCACGACATGCACACCTTGTGCGATATTTACGCCAAGACGCAGATTCTCAAGAacccggtccaagtcaaggacGTAAGGGATCGCAACAACCTGTCACTCTTAGTCCTGGCAACCCCAAACTTCAGCAAGACATCAGTGAAGAACTCAGACAAGAACGGGTTGGGAATTGGGTTAGGGAACAACAAAGTTTAGAATATGATTCAGAGCCACCTATGGGTATGGATAGGCCAGACGAAGGGGCCCCTGGGGCACAAGACGCAGGATTAGGGGGCCCTGTTGAAATGGACGGTGCTAGTCAATTAAGTGTAATGAGTGCTGGTGTGTCTGGTTCGGCGTCCGAGTCGACCTCTGGTTACGGGTCGATTGATGCTAGTAGTCGTAGAGTTCGGCTAGACCGGGTTGAAATGTGGGTTTTAGAACAGCAACATGTGCGTCGGCACAACGCTGGAAATCAACAACAAATTCAACAGTCGATTCAGGCTGCTAGCAGCAATTCCTTTAATCCTCAATCTGTCGCTGCTGTGAGACCGGAATCTCAAATTCAACCAAGCACTGTTGCAGGATGGCTCCAATCGGCTACGATCCCGAACACAATGCCAGCCGCTAGTTTCGGGATTATGCAGTCCCAAAGTGGCATGACACCTGCTATCTCAAGCCAAATGTTCTCCAATGGAAATCGAGCTATACAGAGAACAACTTCTGGTCATATTAACCAAGTTAACATGGTTATTGATCAGATTGCCGCCGGTCCTACAACAAGCGCAGGAAGAAGTTCTCCATATGGTTTCAACCGCACAGGAACGCCTTCACGACGTGATGGAGGTAGTGGGAGTTCTTTCAGCACCGCAATTCGTCCACCAGTGCCTCTTTATAGTAGTTGGGGAGGGGAGGGTTCCAATTCAGGAGGATCAGCTATATCCTCACCTGTTGTGCCATTCGTGGCAAACTCTACGACCCATGCAAGCCCCGCACAACCTTTTATTGCCAGTGCTAATAATGCGTCTTTACCTACTTTAACATCTCAAaatttttctaacgctttgtcaATGTCATGTCAATCTGCTGGTAACAATAGCTTTCTTGCACCTCATTTTAATCTGTGA